The following coding sequences are from one Kwoniella dendrophila CBS 6074 chromosome 8, complete sequence window:
- a CDS encoding 40S ribosomal protein S14 has translation MAPKKVRAPQEQAAVNLGPNAAEGENVFGVAHIFASFNDTFVHVTDLSGKETISRVTGGMKVKADRDESSPYAAMLAAQDVAAKCKEVGITALHVKLRATGGTGTKQPGPGGQAALRALARAGMKIGRIEDVTPIPSDSTRRKGGRRGRRL, from the exons ATGGCCCCAAAGAAAGTTAGAGCTCCTCAAGAGCAAGCTGCTGTCAACCTCGGTCCTAACGCTGCcgaaggtgaaaatgtttTCGGTGTTGCTCACATCTTCGCCTC ATTCAACGATACCTTCGTCCACGTTACCGATCTCTCCGGTAAAGAAACCATCTCAAGAGTCACTGGTGGTATGAAAGTCAAAGCTGATAGAGATGAATCATCT CCTTACGCTGCGATGTTAGCTGCCCAAGATGTTGCTGCCAAATGTAAAGAAGTTGGAATTACAGCTTTACACGTCAAACTTAGAGCTACTGGTGGTACCGGAACCAAACAACCAGGTCCAGGTGGACAAGCAGCTTTAAGAGCTTTAGCTCGTGCTGGTATGAAAATCGGTAGAATTGAAGATGTTACTCCAATTCCATCAGATTCTACTAGAAGAAAGggtggtagaagaggtagaagacTTTAG